In Candidatus Cloacimonadota bacterium, the following proteins share a genomic window:
- a CDS encoding GNAT family N-acetyltransferase, with translation MLKIETIMKLDILEQRIGKAVLIDFLHTHLDRFRDTESAISKAIDYAFSTDPGRGGYLIVALDDDKLVGAVVMNNTGMQEFIPEYYLIYIAVDAEQRGQGIGTKLLQKTFDTADGDIALHVEYDNPAKRLYERLGFTTKYAEMRWQRSR, from the coding sequence ATGCTAAAGATTGAAACCATAATGAAGCTGGACATCCTTGAACAGAGAATTGGCAAAGCTGTCTTGATAGATTTCTTGCATACACACTTGGACAGATTTCGGGATACTGAATCTGCGATCTCCAAAGCCATCGACTATGCGTTTAGCACAGATCCCGGCAGAGGAGGATACCTGATCGTTGCCCTTGATGATGATAAACTGGTTGGTGCAGTGGTGATGAACAACACTGGTATGCAGGAATTTATCCCAGAGTATTATCTCATCTACATCGCCGTAGATGCAGAACAAAGGGGCCAGGGGATTGGTACAAAGCTACTACAGAAGACTTTTGATACCGCAGATGGGGACATAGCCTTGCATGTGGAATACGATAATCCTGCCAAGCGGCTCTATGAACGCTTGGGCTTCACCACAAAATACGCCGAGATGCGATGGCAGAGGAGCAGATAA
- a CDS encoding response regulator, which translates to MYTFEEIKDMLIYIADDDEINLKLIKTVLNQAGFSNMKLFFSGKTMMEEITHNRPDLLLLDIMMPGFSGYDVLECVKQDPQVADIPIIMITAASLDDNMEPLARSFELGAMDYISKPFSNLELIQRVKSALRMEKQRQALENAATQIRSLQKLLPICSYCKKIRADKNYWQEVEGYISDHTDTMFSHSICPDCYETHVKPQLDRLRNEKKNKENKETTEPKADIDNAESKDS; encoded by the coding sequence ATGTACACATTCGAAGAAATCAAAGACATGCTCATTTATATTGCCGATGATGACGAGATCAATCTGAAACTGATCAAGACAGTTCTGAATCAGGCTGGCTTCTCAAACATGAAACTCTTCTTCAGTGGCAAGACCATGATGGAAGAGATTACCCATAACCGTCCTGATTTGCTGCTTTTGGACATCATGATGCCCGGCTTCAGCGGTTACGATGTGTTGGAATGCGTCAAACAAGATCCTCAGGTTGCGGATATCCCCATCATTATGATTACCGCTGCCTCCCTGGATGACAATATGGAGCCCCTTGCCCGCAGTTTCGAGCTAGGCGCAATGGATTATATCAGCAAACCGTTTTCTAATCTGGAGCTAATCCAAAGAGTGAAATCCGCTCTACGCATGGAAAAACAACGTCAAGCGCTGGAAAATGCAGCTACTCAGATCCGAAGCCTGCAAAAGCTCTTGCCCATCTGCTCCTATTGCAAAAAGATCAGAGCCGATAAGAACTATTGGCAGGAAGTGGAAGGTTACATCAGCGATCATACAGACACCATGTTCTCTCACTCCATCTGTCCGGATTGCTACGAAACCCATGTAAAACCCCAACTGGACCGCCTAAGAAACGAAAAGAAAAACAAAGAGAATAAAGAAACTACCGAACCCAAAGCGGATATCGACAATGCGGAGAGCAAGGACTCCTAA
- a CDS encoding alanine racemase: MASLKVHIDRLTENIETITAFMRKHGKEWTLVVKVLGTDKAVLTRLLQHEAILGTHSVAVSQWKGLRMVKELNPNLRTMYIKPPSPKNVSYIVKYADISFNTTFSTIKALSDEAVKQNKTHSVIVMIEMGELREGIKREGLIPFYKKIFKLPNIQVIGIGTNLGCMYGIQPTYDKLIQLVLYDQLIEAKFNRAMELVSGASSITMPILDKGKVPEGINHFRIGEAAFLGTSPLDNKPILGLNTGAFTFEATIVELYRKENQPDGVITDAAVGHIAGDSDITSDKSSFKAILDFGVLDVDADYLIPEDPDISFVGNSSDLTVYDLGDNPRGYKAGDTIRFRLKYMAVAKLMYSRFVDKVIIEKS, translated from the coding sequence ATGGCTAGTTTAAAAGTACATATCGATCGCTTGACCGAGAACATCGAAACCATCACCGCCTTCATGCGTAAACATGGTAAAGAATGGACTCTGGTAGTGAAGGTATTGGGAACCGATAAAGCTGTTTTGACGCGTTTACTACAGCATGAAGCGATATTGGGCACTCATTCGGTCGCTGTATCTCAATGGAAGGGTTTGCGCATGGTAAAAGAATTGAATCCAAACCTTCGAACCATGTATATCAAGCCGCCATCACCAAAGAATGTAAGCTATATAGTAAAGTATGCAGACATCTCTTTTAATACTACTTTCAGCACCATCAAAGCTTTAAGCGATGAGGCTGTAAAGCAGAATAAGACTCACAGCGTGATTGTGATGATTGAAATGGGAGAATTGCGCGAAGGGATCAAGCGTGAAGGTCTGATACCTTTTTACAAGAAAATCTTCAAGCTGCCCAATATCCAAGTGATCGGTATCGGGACAAACTTGGGTTGCATGTATGGCATTCAACCCACTTATGATAAACTGATCCAATTGGTACTGTATGATCAGTTGATAGAAGCAAAATTCAACCGTGCGATGGAACTGGTAAGCGGAGCCAGCAGTATCACGATGCCCATTCTGGATAAAGGCAAAGTGCCGGAGGGAATCAACCATTTCCGGATAGGAGAAGCGGCCTTTTTGGGTACTTCTCCCTTGGATAACAAACCGATTTTGGGTTTGAATACTGGAGCCTTTACCTTCGAAGCTACGATTGTGGAGCTATACAGAAAAGAGAATCAACCTGATGGAGTGATAACAGATGCGGCAGTGGGACATATTGCTGGTGATTCTGATATTACTTCAGACAAGTCCAGCTTTAAAGCTATCCTGGATTTTGGAGTGTTGGATGTAGATGCGGATTATCTGATTCCGGAAGATCCCGACATCAGTTTCGTCGGTAACAGCAGCGATTTGACAGTGTACGATCTGGGGGACAATCCCCGTGGATATAAAGCAGGGGATACGATACGCTTCAGATTGAAGTATATGGCAGTAGCAAAACTGATGTATTCCAGATTTGTAGATAAAGTAATAATTGAGAAAAGCTAA